One part of the Solanum dulcamara chromosome 3, daSolDulc1.2, whole genome shotgun sequence genome encodes these proteins:
- the LOC129883432 gene encoding uncharacterized protein LOC129883432 — translation MIDKSWIESPIRSKEFSDGVVQFLEFAFSNASINGKILCPCILCGFSIMRNRAEVFSHLLQRGFPEKYTCWHMHGENRAQSNVESLPRVHNEPARHYPMHDMLNDVFGVFDNNEFQDFSPSNLLNNDNPKGDEGKSQEEREEIKKLLEDGNQELYDGCRKYSKLSFIVHFYHIKVLCGATDKSFSMILDLLKDAFPQAKLPSSFYESKKIIKKLGLSYNKIDGCPNHCMLYWGSSGDENRDKCNVYNTSRYISDENGVGANVVIDDQHRKKRKPAKVLRYFPLIPRLKRLYICSKTTELLKWHATKANPDGLLRHPRDGKAWKHFDSFYPDFASETRNVRLALATDGFNPFGNLSSSVSIWPVMLYIYNYPLWCFMKQTFLVMSMIIPGPKMPGNSIDVYLQPLIAELKQLWNGVNAYDSSTKEMFQLCAALMWTISDFPGLDNLSGWNTHTLLACPLCNYDTDSIRLKFGRKNCFMGHRRFLPHDHKYRYNKKSFNGFEEHRPAPIPPSGLTLLRQIKESRKRPRDDSTSKAGPKQWKKKSIF, via the coding sequence ATGATTGACAAGAGTTGGATTGAGAGTCCAATTAGATCGAAAGAATTCTCGGATGGTGTTGTTCAATTTTTGGAATTTGCCTTTTCAAATGCATCTATTAATGGAAAAATTTTATGTCCTTGTATTTTATGTGGATTTTCTATTATGCGCAATAGAGCTGAAGTGTTTAGTCATCTGCTTCAAAGGGGGTTTCCAGAAAAGTATACTTGTTGGCATATGCATGGCGAAAATCGTGCTCAATCGAATGTAGAATCATTACCCCGAGTACATAATGAGCCGGCTAGACACTATCCTATGCATGATATGTTGAATGATGTTTTTGGTGTATTTGATAATAatgaatttcaagattttaGTCCATCAAATCTACTAAATAATGACAATCCTAAAGGTGATGAAGGTAAGAGtcaagaagagagagaggaAATTAAGAAGTTGTTGGAGGATGGGAATCAAGAACTTTATGATGGTTgtagaaaatatagtaaattgTCATTCATTGttcatttttatcatattaaggTCTTATGTGGTGCAACAGATAAATCATTTTCAATGATTCTTGACCTTTTAAAAGATGCTTTTCCCCAAGCGAAACTACCATCATCATTTTATGAGTCAAAAAAGATAATTAAGAAATTAGGTTTGAGCTACAATAAGATTGATGGATGTCCGAACCATTGTATGCTATATTGGGGATCATCAGGGGATGAGAATAGAGATAAATGCAATGTCTATAATACTTCCAGGTATATATCAGATGAAAATGGTGTTGGTGCAAATGTTGTAATTGATGACCAACATAGAAAGAAGCGAAAGCCAGCAAAAGTGTTACGGTACTTCCCACTTATACCTAGACTAAAAAGGCTATACATATGCTCTAAAACTACAGAACTGTTGAAGTGGCATGCTACAAAAGCTAATCCAGATGGGTTATTACGACATCCTAGAGATGGAAAAGCGTGGAAACATTTTGATTCATTCTATCCAGACTTTGCTTCAGAGACTCGTAATGTGCGACTTGCTTTAGCTACGGATGGTTTCAATCCATTTGGAAATCTAAGTTCCAGTGTTAGCATTTGGCCTGTGatgttatatatttataattatccTCTATGGTGTTTTATGAAGCAAACTTTTCTTGTCATGTCGATGATAATTCCTGGTCCTAAAATGCCTGGAAATAGCATTGACGTTTACTTGCAACCTCTAATTGCTGAGTTAAAACAATTATGGAATGGTGTAAATGCTTATGATTCCTCAACTAAGGAAATGTTCCAATTGTGTGCTGCATTGATGTGGACCATAAGTGATTTTCCAGGTCTTGATAACTTGTCTGGGTGGAATACACATACATTACTTGCTTGTCCATTATGTAATTATGATACAGATTCTATAAGGCTAAAGTTTGGTAGAAAAAATTGCTTTATGGGACATCGTCGTTTTTTGCCACATGATCACAAATATAGGTACAATAAGAAGTCTTTTAATGGTTTTGAGGAGCATAGACCTGCACCTATCCCACCATCAGGATTAACCTTGTTAAGACAAATTAAGGAGAGTCGAAAGAGGCCTCGTGATGATAGTACAAGTAAGGCTGGCCCAAAACaatggaagaagaagagtaTCTTCTAG